A window of the Brumimicrobium sp. genome harbors these coding sequences:
- a CDS encoding YfbM family protein: protein MIGNLLRVTKSELEDYLKDSFLLEDKIYDDETENGNLVDIGKSWDGIIFLLTGESFVTAEHNLARILFSGQLIDEEQDLGYGPAHYLTPEQVAELNNEISIITISDLKQNFNPEKMNELEVYPTPRNKGDDVFDFVADDFLTVQNIFAEATKNGEAIITFLN from the coding sequence ATGATAGGAAATTTACTTCGAGTGACAAAATCTGAACTTGAAGATTATTTAAAAGACAGTTTTTTATTGGAAGATAAAATCTATGACGACGAAACAGAAAATGGAAATTTAGTAGATATTGGTAAATCTTGGGATGGAATAATATTTTTACTTACAGGAGAAAGTTTCGTAACCGCAGAACATAATCTTGCAAGAATTTTATTTAGCGGACAACTAATTGATGAGGAACAAGATTTAGGTTATGGGCCAGCCCACTACTTGACACCTGAGCAAGTTGCCGAATTAAACAATGAAATCTCGATAATTACTATTTCAGACTTAAAGCAAAATTTCAATCCTGAAAAAATGAACGAATTGGAGGTTTATCCGACACCTCGGAACAAAGGTGATGATGTATTTGATTTTGTTGCTGACGATTTTTTAACTGTACAAAATATTTTTGCTGAGGCAACAAAAAATGGAGAAGCGATAATTACATTTTTGAACTAA
- a CDS encoding HAMP domain-containing histidine kinase, with protein MKRQTVILFYVLSIYIILQFSWWAFYLYELSSLAETPDIVEKRILMIVGEGIVFFLILLLGLFRIRSAIQKEIKISKQQNNFLLSVTHELKTPLASVKLLLQTLLKRKELSTEQQIDIIQQAIQENKRLEDMIENILIATRIDGEELNLSDERIHLSEEFYRIVDAWQGKRVAIQMNIEPDIYAKMDVFILKTILHNLLENSFKYVGKEPEIEVYLKQDDGCVVFGVKDNGNGIPEEYKIEIFNKFVRIGNEEIRDQKGTGLGLYIVKKMIAHYGGTIVCLDNIPKGADFKITLRNDK; from the coding sequence GTGAAAAGGCAAACAGTAATTTTATTTTATGTACTGAGTATTTATATAATTCTTCAGTTCTCTTGGTGGGCATTTTATCTGTATGAATTATCGTCTTTAGCTGAAACTCCCGATATTGTAGAGAAAAGGATTTTGATGATAGTGGGGGAGGGAATTGTATTCTTCCTTATTCTTCTTTTAGGTTTGTTCCGAATTCGTAGTGCTATTCAGAAAGAAATTAAAATTTCCAAGCAGCAAAATAACTTTTTACTCTCTGTAACACATGAGTTAAAGACTCCATTAGCATCTGTTAAACTTTTATTACAGACTCTACTAAAACGAAAAGAATTATCAACCGAACAACAGATAGATATCATTCAACAAGCCATACAGGAGAATAAACGGTTAGAAGATATGATTGAGAATATTCTTATCGCTACACGTATTGATGGAGAAGAATTAAATCTTAGTGATGAGCGTATTCATTTAAGCGAAGAATTTTATAGAATAGTAGATGCTTGGCAAGGAAAGAGAGTTGCTATCCAAATGAATATAGAACCAGATATTTATGCCAAAATGGATGTATTTATCTTAAAGACTATTTTACATAATTTATTAGAAAATTCCTTTAAATATGTAGGAAAAGAACCTGAAATTGAAGTATATTTAAAACAAGATGATGGATGCGTTGTTTTTGGTGTAAAGGATAATGGGAATGGTATTCCTGAGGAATATAAAATAGAAATTTTCAACAAATTTGTACGTATTGGAAACGAAGAGATTCGTGACCAAAAGGGTACGGGTTTAGGTTTGTATATAGTAAAAAAGATGATTGCACATTATGGCGGAACTATTGTTTGTTTAGACAATATACCAAAAGGTGCAGATTTTAAAATAACATTGCGAAATGACAAATAA
- a CDS encoding DUF4431 domain-containing protein: MQVKLGMLILLMSFSLASTGQKAPKELKRFIPRGYTFVEAIGDLHTNFEDIILRLNKKGENEEEVKLLMLRRINKEIIQIFENSHILFQDSYYGDAGATGIFFSHDTLTVSTITGSISYKEFVWVTFVKRPNSEYYFDSYTTISQNYGLENLFERFNYSVEDIYELHFDDADEASIKAIIPKYQIDISNAANGIKTEEEITIPEEITNIIDDNWSIRVSAKGDLNKDMYKQDYILLLQNDTFPTQTVIQLYLQQKDNSYKKGPVNSHLYDFSILNDYLSPLFSHLREINFENIKIDIHEGSFDIHQRVPDFDDSDFQLNVDESFSFIPNYTDQNLSFKYDAATKDWYSNNYYYENFSYFDPANAWENWEEGIIGKNTFADVCNFPNYTFYGGKETMLYGTLTEKIFYGEPGYGETPKIDQKIKVLVLETDHYVNTYPIAYNDDPEVGLSISRDNAEFQLYSEKNIDFKKYLGKKVALTGHLYPQVNAHQFTPVIMVVDKVKLK; encoded by the coding sequence ATGCAAGTAAAACTAGGCATGTTAATACTTCTTATGTCCTTTTCTTTAGCTTCAACAGGACAGAAAGCCCCTAAGGAATTAAAGCGATTTATTCCACGAGGATATACATTTGTTGAAGCAATAGGGGATTTACACACTAATTTTGAAGATATTATTCTACGTTTAAATAAGAAAGGTGAGAATGAGGAAGAAGTTAAACTTTTAATGCTACGCAGAATTAATAAAGAAATCATTCAAATATTTGAGAATTCTCACATCTTATTCCAGGATAGTTACTATGGCGATGCTGGTGCTACAGGAATTTTCTTCTCCCATGATACCTTGACTGTATCAACTATCACGGGTAGTATCAGTTATAAGGAATTTGTTTGGGTTACGTTCGTAAAAAGACCAAACTCTGAATATTATTTTGATTCATATACAACTATCAGTCAGAATTATGGTTTGGAAAACCTTTTTGAAAGATTCAACTATAGCGTAGAAGATATATATGAACTTCATTTTGATGACGCAGATGAAGCAAGTATTAAAGCTATCATACCTAAGTATCAAATAGATATCTCTAATGCTGCAAACGGAATTAAGACTGAAGAAGAAATTACTATTCCCGAAGAGATAACAAACATAATTGATGATAATTGGAGCATTCGGGTATCAGCCAAAGGCGATTTGAATAAAGATATGTATAAGCAGGACTACATACTTCTTCTTCAAAATGACACATTTCCTACCCAAACTGTTATACAGCTTTATCTCCAGCAAAAAGACAATTCGTACAAAAAAGGTCCAGTAAATTCACATCTTTACGATTTTTCGATTTTAAATGACTACCTCTCTCCCCTATTCAGCCATTTGCGTGAAATAAACTTTGAGAATATAAAAATTGATATCCACGAAGGGTCATTTGATATTCATCAACGAGTTCCTGATTTTGATGATTCAGATTTTCAATTGAACGTCGATGAGTCATTCTCATTCATTCCCAACTATACAGACCAAAATTTATCATTTAAATATGATGCTGCCACCAAAGATTGGTATAGCAACAATTATTATTATGAGAACTTCAGCTATTTTGATCCTGCAAACGCATGGGAAAATTGGGAAGAGGGCATAATTGGAAAAAACACATTCGCAGATGTATGTAATTTCCCTAATTATACATTTTATGGTGGTAAAGAAACCATGCTATATGGCACTCTTACAGAAAAAATCTTTTATGGTGAACCAGGTTATGGTGAAACGCCTAAAATAGATCAGAAAATAAAAGTGTTAGTATTGGAAACTGATCATTATGTAAATACCTATCCTATTGCCTATAATGATGACCCAGAAGTTGGTCTGTCCATCAGTCGAGACAATGCAGAATTCCAATTATATTCTGAAAAGAATATTGATTTCAAAAAATACCTTGGAAAGAAAGTTGCTCTTACTGGGCATTTATATCCACAGGTAAATGCACATCAATTTACACCTGTGATTATGGTTGTAGATAAAGTGAAATTAAAATAG
- a CDS encoding tetratricopeptide repeat protein, producing MKALGIFIGILIFSFSTALAQSPKILDSLLQLEKSLPIGSQKVKVIRDIGVYYSTKNSTKAIEYFNKAIQVGKEINEQFYTTSTYSQLAILYNNIGNISKADDYLDILKEISLKSKKDSIQASYYHAAGLINKKRGKNEEALVFFKKNLESLKKQKSNEENIAGAYLNVANTYMVLAKYKLAIENLYNALEIFEKINNKRGMSFCYNNLGNIYHLTKEYQKSIEMAEKSIVIKKELEDENGLYNSRILIADNYISLNRIPEAIDILENCTYYYIRMELVYNLVNTYHLMARGYGMLNDTLKAILYYDFAINNSKRLDSPKLFLEFTQEKESFLGFIHTDQNNISAVSEHLKLAREQKDSLGIVNDLKLLRNYHYSQENYKEAYIYNQEYQEIYNRLFRDNLLRELEEKEALYEIEKKDNAISLLQKDKEINQAKLKQQQYVLFSSIILAILVAISAYLFINRNKIRQEMKRREEMEKIRNQIAQDLHDDVGSTLSSIQIISSLLKKQSPDNSKLSEGVDKIEGLSTNVANSIREIIWSTNPANDKIDSILTQLKKIAHEILTPSQIEFVFKEEIANGELIIDPKTRKNLLMIFRETINNARKYSMSPNVDISISQHGHTLQLIIKDFGIGFDENEITHGNGLYNLQKRAKEMNGKLDFSSEKGKGTTLNLTINIT from the coding sequence ATGAAGGCGCTTGGAATTTTTATAGGTATACTGATTTTTAGTTTTTCTACAGCTCTCGCTCAATCTCCTAAAATCTTAGATAGCCTTTTACAACTAGAAAAGTCTTTACCTATAGGAAGCCAAAAAGTTAAAGTAATTCGTGATATCGGTGTATATTATAGCACCAAAAACTCAACAAAAGCTATTGAATATTTTAACAAAGCCATACAAGTAGGAAAAGAAATAAATGAGCAATTTTATACGACTAGCACATATTCTCAGCTTGCTATACTATATAATAATATTGGCAATATCAGTAAAGCCGATGATTATCTTGACATACTCAAAGAGATAAGTTTAAAATCCAAAAAAGATTCTATACAAGCATCTTACTACCATGCTGCTGGACTTATCAATAAGAAGCGAGGAAAAAATGAAGAGGCACTTGTTTTCTTTAAAAAGAATTTAGAATCATTAAAAAAGCAAAAATCAAATGAAGAGAATATTGCAGGAGCTTATTTAAATGTCGCTAACACATATATGGTATTAGCAAAGTATAAACTTGCTATTGAAAATTTATATAATGCACTTGAAATATTTGAGAAAATAAACAACAAAAGAGGTATGTCATTTTGTTACAATAACCTGGGCAACATTTACCATCTAACAAAAGAGTATCAGAAATCTATTGAGATGGCTGAGAAATCTATAGTGATTAAAAAGGAACTCGAAGATGAAAATGGACTCTACAACTCCAGAATACTAATTGCAGACAATTACATAAGTCTTAATAGGATTCCTGAAGCAATTGACATCCTTGAAAACTGCACTTATTATTACATTCGAATGGAGCTCGTTTATAATTTAGTGAATACCTATCACCTTATGGCTAGAGGGTACGGAATGCTGAATGACACTTTAAAGGCTATACTCTATTATGACTTTGCTATTAACAATTCTAAACGTCTTGATTCTCCCAAATTGTTTCTAGAATTTACGCAAGAAAAGGAAAGCTTTCTAGGTTTTATCCACACAGATCAAAATAATATATCTGCAGTCAGTGAACATTTAAAGCTAGCTCGTGAACAGAAAGATTCACTTGGTATTGTTAATGACCTGAAACTCTTACGCAATTATCATTATAGTCAAGAAAATTACAAAGAGGCCTATATATACAATCAAGAATATCAAGAAATTTACAATCGTTTGTTCAGAGACAATTTACTTAGAGAATTAGAAGAGAAGGAGGCGCTTTATGAAATTGAAAAGAAAGACAATGCGATAAGCTTGCTTCAAAAAGATAAAGAAATTAACCAAGCAAAACTAAAACAGCAACAATACGTGCTATTCTCAAGTATTATCTTGGCAATATTGGTAGCTATTTCTGCATATCTATTCATCAATCGTAATAAGATTCGTCAGGAGATGAAACGAAGAGAAGAGATGGAAAAGATTAGAAATCAGATTGCACAAGATTTACACGATGATGTTGGCTCTACTTTATCCAGTATTCAAATCATTAGCAGTTTACTTAAAAAGCAATCTCCAGATAATTCTAAATTAAGTGAAGGAGTGGACAAGATTGAAGGTTTATCCACTAATGTAGCTAATAGTATCCGAGAGATTATTTGGTCAACAAACCCTGCCAATGATAAGATAGACTCTATTCTTACACAGCTTAAAAAGATTGCGCATGAGATTCTAACCCCTTCCCAAATTGAGTTTGTTTTCAAGGAAGAAATAGCAAATGGAGAGCTCATCATTGATCCGAAAACACGAAAGAATCTTTTAATGATCTTTAGAGAAACTATCAATAATGCTCGCAAATATAGTATGAGTCCAAACGTTGATATTTCTATTTCTCAACATGGACATACATTACAATTAATAATCAAAGACTTTGGAATTGGTTTTGATGAGAATGAAATCACACATGGAAATGGTCTATACAATCTACAAAAACGAGCAAAAGAGATGAATGGGAAATTAGATTTCTCATCTGAAAAAGGAAAGGGCACAACTCTAAATCTGACAATCAACATCACCTAA
- a CDS encoding amidophosphoribosyltransferase — protein MSDSIKHECGIALLRLKKPLEYYLDKYNTAFYGLAKMYLLMEKQHNRGQDGAGLANIKFDVTPGERYISRSRSISGKPIQEIFSKINQRFEEIQEQDPSKLRDVNYLKKNAGFTGELFLGHLRYGASGTQNIESCHPFLRQNNWMTRNLVIAGNFNLTNVDELFDVLLSLGQHPKEKSDAVTVLEKIGHYLDVENEELFRLYKKQGYNNKEISAKIGESLNLQSILQKASSDWDGGYTMAGLLGHGDAFVLRDPNGIRPAFWYEDDEVCVVTSERPVIQTAFNLRKDKIKELTPGYALIIKKNGQISEVKISEPKQRAACSFERIYFSRGNDNDIYQERKMLGQLLVPHIIESVEGDLDNTVFSFIPNTAEMSFYGMMKGLEDYVNEKKKADILALGSKLNEKNLSEILDRRAKFEKIAIKDVKLRTFITQKSDRDDMVAHVYDVTYGTVNPQKDNLVVIDDSIVRGTTLKQSILRMLDRLEPKSIVVVSSAPQVRYPDCYGIDMVKMTEFIAFEAAIELLKETGRGFIIDEVYKKCKEQESYPKEQIKNYVKEIYAPFTDKEISVKIAQMLTPVGMKAELKLVYQTIEGLHKSCPNNNGDWYFSGDYPTHGGNKMVNKAFLNYIEG, from the coding sequence ATGAGCGACTCAATAAAGCACGAGTGTGGGATTGCACTCCTCCGATTAAAAAAACCTTTAGAATATTATTTAGACAAATACAACACAGCATTTTATGGTTTAGCTAAGATGTATTTGTTGATGGAAAAACAACACAATCGTGGGCAAGACGGTGCAGGTTTGGCAAATATTAAATTTGATGTTACACCAGGAGAACGCTATATTTCTAGAAGTCGCTCTATCAGCGGTAAACCTATTCAAGAGATTTTTAGTAAAATCAACCAGCGATTTGAAGAAATCCAAGAACAAGATCCGAGTAAGCTGAGAGATGTGAATTATTTGAAAAAGAATGCTGGATTTACAGGAGAACTTTTTCTGGGACACTTGAGATATGGTGCCTCTGGAACCCAAAACATTGAAAGTTGTCATCCCTTTTTACGCCAAAATAACTGGATGACTCGTAACTTGGTTATCGCTGGAAACTTTAATCTGACGAATGTTGATGAGTTGTTTGATGTTTTGTTAAGTCTAGGTCAACATCCGAAAGAAAAATCAGATGCTGTTACTGTACTCGAAAAAATCGGACATTACCTTGATGTTGAAAATGAAGAATTATTCCGACTATATAAAAAGCAAGGATATAATAATAAAGAGATTTCTGCTAAAATAGGAGAAAGTCTCAATTTACAATCAATTCTACAAAAAGCGTCTTCAGATTGGGATGGAGGTTATACTATGGCTGGTTTATTAGGACATGGAGATGCTTTTGTTTTACGAGATCCAAATGGTATTAGACCCGCTTTTTGGTATGAAGATGATGAGGTGTGTGTGGTTACATCTGAACGACCAGTAATACAAACAGCATTCAATTTAAGGAAAGATAAGATTAAAGAATTAACCCCAGGATATGCCTTAATTATTAAGAAAAATGGACAAATAAGTGAGGTTAAGATTAGTGAGCCAAAACAACGTGCTGCTTGTTCCTTTGAACGTATTTATTTCTCTAGAGGAAATGATAACGATATCTATCAAGAAAGGAAAATGCTAGGTCAACTTCTAGTGCCACATATTATTGAAAGTGTTGAGGGGGATTTGGATAATACAGTTTTCTCTTTTATCCCAAACACGGCAGAAATGTCTTTCTATGGTATGATGAAAGGATTAGAAGATTATGTAAATGAAAAGAAAAAAGCAGATATCCTAGCCTTAGGTAGCAAGTTAAATGAGAAAAATCTTTCTGAAATTTTAGATAGAAGAGCAAAATTTGAAAAAATAGCTATAAAGGATGTGAAATTGAGAACGTTTATTACACAAAAAAGTGATCGCGATGATATGGTGGCTCATGTGTATGATGTTACCTACGGCACTGTTAATCCTCAGAAAGACAATTTAGTTGTAATTGATGACTCTATTGTTCGTGGTACAACCTTAAAGCAAAGTATCTTACGAATGTTGGATAGATTAGAACCCAAAAGCATTGTTGTGGTTTCTTCTGCTCCTCAGGTTAGATATCCGGATTGTTATGGAATTGATATGGTAAAAATGACTGAATTTATTGCTTTTGAAGCTGCTATTGAGTTGTTGAAAGAAACTGGTCGTGGATTCATTATAGATGAGGTTTATAAAAAGTGTAAGGAGCAAGAATCCTATCCTAAAGAGCAAATTAAGAATTATGTAAAAGAAATTTATGCTCCTTTTACGGATAAAGAAATTTCAGTAAAAATAGCTCAAATGTTGACTCCTGTTGGAATGAAAGCTGAACTAAAACTTGTTTATCAAACTATAGAAGGATTGCATAAGTCTTGTCCAAATAATAATGGCGATTGGTATTTTTCAGGAGATTACCCAACTCATGGAGGAAATAAAATGGTCAATAAAGCATTCTTAAATTACATTGAGGGTTAA
- a CDS encoding Crp/Fnr family transcriptional regulator has product MIISENIHCWVFNNVPLFSDLSVDHKMDMHAALKEQKFHKNELIVKEGTLMNHLYIVRTGRVRICKQEEGKESIKHILQPGDVFGEFGIIAPETYIQFTNSVRAMDNDTIVYAFPYEVMERICKEDRKGIHKLVLNAMFKYKQLDQRLGSVVLKKSRDRIIDFIKELAHEIGKPIGYEMLIKHNLTHQEIADITGISRQKVTTILNELKQEGLIHLERNSILIHEMNLLD; this is encoded by the coding sequence ATGATTATTTCTGAAAATATTCACTGTTGGGTGTTTAATAACGTACCTTTATTTTCTGATCTTTCCGTTGACCATAAAATGGATATGCATGCCGCTTTGAAAGAACAGAAATTTCACAAAAATGAATTAATTGTGAAAGAAGGTACCCTTATGAATCATTTATATATTGTTCGGACGGGAAGAGTTAGGATTTGTAAACAAGAAGAAGGAAAAGAAAGTATTAAGCATATTCTACAACCTGGAGATGTTTTTGGCGAGTTTGGGATTATTGCTCCTGAAACCTATATCCAATTTACTAATTCTGTAAGAGCTATGGATAATGATACAATTGTCTATGCATTTCCTTATGAGGTAATGGAAAGAATCTGTAAAGAGGATAGAAAAGGCATACATAAATTAGTATTAAATGCGATGTTTAAATACAAGCAATTGGATCAGCGTTTGGGTTCTGTTGTGTTGAAGAAATCACGAGATAGAATCATTGATTTTATTAAAGAATTAGCTCATGAAATAGGAAAGCCTATTGGATATGAGATGCTGATTAAACATAACCTAACACATCAAGAAATTGCTGATATAACTGGTATTTCACGTCAAAAAGTAACTACAATATTGAACGAATTAAAACAAGAAGGATTAATACATCTTGAACGTAACTCTATTTTAATTCATGAAATGAATTTGTTAGATTAA
- the gpmI gene encoding 2,3-bisphosphoglycerate-independent phosphoglycerate mutase, with amino-acid sequence MTNKKVGLLILDGWGIGDHSHSDAIYHANTPVMDGLLAKYPNAQLLTSGENVGLPDGQMGNSEVGHMNIGAGRIVYQELTRINKSIREGDFFQNPVLKRAFTNAKLGDQKVHFIGLVSEGGVHSAQNHLHALCDMAKEYDLRSVFIHAFTDGRDCDPKSGKGFLQNLQKHIEGSRIQIASVIGRYYAMDRDKRWERIQKAYNLLTKKEGERFRAVDDVFDYWYSKGITDEFIEPSVVNCDITDSFIEEGDLVICFNFRTDRPREIITVLTQHAIDGYNMQPIPLDILTMTRYDDTFKGIDVIFEKDNLNQTLGQVVSEAGKTQVRIAETEKYPHVTFFFSGGNEVEFPGEKRILVNSPKVATYDLQPEMSAVEVTNKITEELITNTPDFFCLNFANPDMVGHTGVYDAIVKAVETVDSCLGRVVETAVSNNYELIVIADHGNADYAVNADGTPNTQHSLNPVPVVLVTNENIQLNNGILADVAPTILARMGIEQPTVMTGKSLVK; translated from the coding sequence ATGACAAATAAGAAAGTAGGTTTATTGATCTTGGATGGATGGGGAATTGGAGATCATTCCCATTCGGATGCGATTTATCATGCAAATACTCCAGTAATGGATGGACTTCTTGCGAAATATCCAAATGCACAATTATTAACATCGGGAGAAAATGTTGGATTACCTGATGGTCAAATGGGAAATTCAGAAGTGGGACACATGAATATTGGTGCAGGAAGAATCGTTTATCAAGAACTTACCCGAATTAATAAATCTATTCGCGAAGGTGATTTTTTTCAAAACCCTGTTTTAAAGCGAGCTTTTACCAACGCAAAATTAGGAGATCAGAAAGTTCATTTCATTGGTTTAGTTTCGGAAGGAGGTGTTCATAGCGCCCAGAATCATTTGCATGCTTTGTGTGATATGGCTAAGGAATATGATTTACGTAGTGTCTTTATTCATGCATTTACAGATGGGAGAGATTGTGATCCTAAAAGTGGAAAGGGGTTTTTACAGAATTTACAAAAGCATATTGAGGGAAGTCGTATTCAAATTGCTAGTGTGATTGGTAGATACTATGCAATGGATAGAGATAAGCGTTGGGAACGTATCCAGAAGGCATATAACCTCTTGACTAAAAAAGAAGGAGAACGTTTTCGAGCGGTGGATGATGTTTTTGATTATTGGTATAGTAAAGGAATTACGGATGAATTTATTGAGCCATCTGTGGTAAATTGTGATATAACAGATTCTTTTATTGAAGAAGGAGATTTGGTGATTTGCTTTAATTTTAGGACAGATCGACCTCGCGAAATTATCACTGTTTTAACTCAACATGCTATTGATGGATATAATATGCAACCTATTCCATTGGATATATTGACCATGACGCGTTACGATGATACGTTCAAAGGAATTGATGTGATTTTTGAAAAAGATAATTTGAATCAAACCCTAGGACAAGTTGTGTCGGAAGCAGGAAAAACTCAAGTAAGAATTGCTGAAACAGAGAAATATCCGCATGTTACTTTCTTCTTCTCAGGAGGAAATGAAGTTGAATTTCCTGGAGAAAAACGAATATTAGTAAATTCACCAAAGGTGGCAACATACGATTTACAGCCGGAGATGAGCGCTGTCGAAGTAACAAATAAGATTACGGAAGAACTGATTACAAATACTCCCGATTTCTTTTGTTTGAATTTTGCTAATCCTGATATGGTAGGACATACCGGTGTTTATGATGCAATTGTAAAAGCCGTTGAAACCGTCGATTCGTGTTTGGGTAGAGTAGTGGAGACGGCAGTGTCTAACAACTATGAACTGATTGTTATTGCAGATCATGGAAATGCAGATTATGCCGTTAATGCAGATGGAACTCCTAATACACAACATTCCTTGAACCCGGTTCCTGTAGTTCTAGTTACAAATGAGAATATTCAGTTAAATAATGGAATTCTTGCTGATGTGGCGCCTACCATTTTAGCACGTATGGGGATTGAACAACCTACTGTGATGACAGGTAAGTCCCTCGTGAAATAA